The Tepidamorphus gemmatus sequence TCGCGCTGTCGATCGCCGTCGCCATTCTCGGCGGCTATACGGGCTTCGGGCTCGCGGCGCGTGTGCGCGGCACGCCCGGCGTGCAGCGGCGTGCCTTGCTGGCAGCCGGCGCCTGGTTCCTCGCCGTCGGCATCTGGACCATGCATTTCGTCGGGATGCTGGCTGCTCCGACCCCGCCGGATGCGGCCTATCTGGTGTTGCCGACCCTTGTGTCCTTCCTGATCTGCGCGCTCGTGGTCGGCATTTCGCTGTATTTCGTCAGCATCGGTCCGCCGACGATCCGACGCCGGGCCTTCGCGGCCCTGTTCATGGGTCTCGGCATCATCAGCATGCACTATGTCGGCATCCATGGCGTGACCGGCAGTTTCGAGATCCACCATCGTCCCGCCCTCATTGCACTTGCGGCGATCATCGCGATCACCGCCGCCTTCGGTGGCCTGTCCATCTATGTGCAGCGCCAAGACGGCCTCAGGCTCGCCGCCAGCGCCACAGCCTTCGGCATCGCGGTTTCGGGAATGCACTACACGGCCATGGCCGGCATGATCTACGTGCCGAGCAGGACACCGCACCATGCGATGACGGGGCTTGCAATCGACTCCCAGGTATTGGCAGTCCTGGTTGCCATCCTGTGCTTCATCGTCACGGCGGGATGGCTGTTGTTCCTCGTGCCGGAACCACGACGGGGCGTTGTTGCCGCCCCCGAACCGCCGCCGCCGGCCGATCCGCTCCCCGGCATGCTTGCGGAATTCGCGACGCGGGAGTCCGTCTCGGCCCATGACGGCTTCCACCGCCCCCTTGCGCCGGGAGCCCTGCCGCTGCGGGGTGCCGGGCAGCCGAGGCCTTCCTATGTCCGCCGCGTTCCCGTGGAAGGACTGGACGGCATCCAGTTCGTCGATGTCGCCGACATCCGCTCGATCCAGGCAGACGGCCACTACACCCTGGTCTTTGACGGCGAACGCGAGCGGATGAGTCCCTGGTCGATATCGGAAATGGAAGCCCGGCTCGATCCCGGGACCTTCCTGCGCATTCACCGCAGCCACATCGTCTCGATCGAGCATGTGGCCGCCGTTCACCGCGAAGGCGACGGCGCCATCGTCGATATCAAGGCGGACACGACCAAGCGGGTACCCGTGGCCCGCGCGCGCGTCGCCGAACTCCGGGCCCGGCTCGGCATTCCCCGACGCACCGCGCGCATCGCGTGAGCCAATAGGTCAGCAAGCCTGTCGCACTTCGTGCAGCGAACGACGCCGTTCGTGAAAATCCGCACGGCTCGTGCATCCCGCGCCGGCTGCCCGTTGCCCTGTCCGGTCGCCGGATCATCCTCACTGCCAAGGTCGCGCCTGACGCGGCCGCATGGAGGAGGAAACGATGATACCCGGACAGTTCGGCTATCACCGGCCGGATGCGGTGGAGGCCGCCGTGCGGCTTCTCGCCGATCTCGGAGAGGACGCCCGCGCGATCGCCGGCGGCCACAGTCTGATCCCGATGATGAAGTTGCGGCTTGCCGAGCCCGAGCATCTGGTCGACCTCGGCGGCATCGCCCAGCTGCGCGGCATCCGCCGCGATGGCAACGTCATCGTCATCGGCGCGATGACCACCCAGCACGACGTCATCGCTTCCGATCTTCTCGCCGACACCGTGCCGATCCTGCGCGAGACGGCGCTGATGATCGCCGACCCGCAGGTGCGCTACTGCGGCACCATCGGCGGCAACGTCGCCAATGGCGATCCCGGCAACGACATGCCCGCCGTGATGATGACGCTG is a genomic window containing:
- a CDS encoding MHYT domain-containing protein: MFENHDPWLVALSIAVAILGGYTGFGLAARVRGTPGVQRRALLAAGAWFLAVGIWTMHFVGMLAAPTPPDAAYLVLPTLVSFLICALVVGISLYFVSIGPPTIRRRAFAALFMGLGIISMHYVGIHGVTGSFEIHHRPALIALAAIIAITAAFGGLSIYVQRQDGLRLAASATAFGIAVSGMHYTAMAGMIYVPSRTPHHAMTGLAIDSQVLAVLVAILCFIVTAGWLLFLVPEPRRGVVAAPEPPPPADPLPGMLAEFATRESVSAHDGFHRPLAPGALPLRGAGQPRPSYVRRVPVEGLDGIQFVDVADIRSIQADGHYTLVFDGERERMSPWSISEMEARLDPGTFLRIHRSHIVSIEHVAAVHREGDGAIVDIKADTTKRVPVARARVAELRARLGIPRRTARIA